A DNA window from Argonema galeatum A003/A1 contains the following coding sequences:
- a CDS encoding type II toxin-antitoxin system PemK/MazF family toxin — protein sequence MRGDVYLADLNPSRGSEQAGIRPVILVQRNTLDRFTTTVVVVPITSNLRRAKIPGTIVIPAGEGGLTQESVALSYQIVVIDKQRLIRQLGTLSASYLLKLKSALEYTLELDEIEDENAESSG from the coding sequence ATGCGGGGAGATGTTTATTTAGCTGATTTGAATCCCAGTAGAGGTTCAGAACAAGCTGGCATACGACCAGTTATTCTGGTGCAAAGAAATACATTGGATCGCTTCACTACAACTGTAGTTGTTGTTCCTATTACCAGTAATCTGCGACGCGCTAAAATCCCAGGTACTATTGTCATACCTGCTGGGGAAGGTGGATTGACGCAAGAGTCAGTGGCGCTTTCTTACCAAATTGTGGTGATTGATAAGCAACGATTAATACGGCAGTTGGGAACTCTTTCTGCCAGCTATTTATTAAAGCTAAAGTCAGCACTAGAGTATACATTAGAGTTGGATGAAATTGAGGATGAAAATGCAGAATCATCTGGGTAG